Part of the Apodemus sylvaticus chromosome 15, mApoSyl1.1, whole genome shotgun sequence genome is shown below.
GAGCCCCTGTGCTGTTGCGAGTACATAGATCGAAATGGGGAAAAGAACCACGTGGCTGCCTGTTTGTGTGATTGTCAGGACCTCGATGAAGGCTGTGACAGGTAAGCTTACCGTTTCCAGGTGCTGACCCCGCTGGTTCTGTTGAGACCTACATAGATTCTTCCAGGTTTGCTCAACAGAATGCTGAGGTTTGCTCTTGCTGTTCCAAAGGCTCTAAAATAGAGAATTGTTTTTTGCTGTCAGGTGTGAGCATTTTATAAAAAGGAGTTATGTAGCAGCCTATAGCTGTGCAGCTCAGTTCATGAGGACTTCGGTTTTCATTTTAAACGATGAGGGTGGGGGATGGAAAGCAGATTAAATGTATTAAAGAACTCAGTCCAGCACAAAACTGCAAGTTTAAATGAACACTCCTGAAAGTTCTTATATTCTCAGTGATCTTAGTAGAACCCATGCATTTTCACTTGGTCACATGGGGCTTGGAGGGTGAAAGATGGTTTTCTGCGCTTAGTTCACCCTTATTTCCGGAGAGAGGGGCCATGTATACCCTGTAGAGAGTGACTGTTTTTTAAAGCGCAGTGACACCGTCCTGGTTCTAATATTACCTTATCTTTGGCCTTTACTTTGACCACAATCCAAGCAATAGAAATTGCTACCTAAGAAGAGAGTTTTAAACCTcagttaaaaacattttgtgtcaAGTATCCATAAACTGGTTTTAGCCAtttttctaaatctatatttttaaatgtctacttATGGAAGGCATAATGTGAGAGGAAGAGGGATGTTGGGGACAAGCTTTTCCCAGAAGTTGTCCCTTCTGGTTACTGTAGATTGTTAATCAGGCCAAGAACAGCTTTGCATGGGGACCACTGCAGTCTTCTGTCCCAGTGGACTCTTCAAGCCCATAACCTCTTTGTTCCTTGTCTTTTTCtatagtatttctttttaaataggtAGCCTTAAATAGAGCTTCTTTAGACTTAGTCTAAAATCCATACTGAGGAAAATAGAGCGCTTCCGTGCCGAAGAATGGAGAATGGACGCCATTTCCTTAATGGCCGGCACTCAGGACTGCGACTTTGCCTTTATAGAGTTGCTAACTCTTCCTCTCTCCTAGCCCTTGGGGCCTGGGCTGTCCTGAGTTCTCTCCTCTGTCCTatcgtcttttttttttctttcctggaaaCAGGCTTCCCTGTTCCTCCACCCCTGCTGCACTGTGACTCCAGGtgatctctccctttctctttaagGTGTGccctgcctaaaaaaaaaaagtcttcagttATTTTTGCCTAAActatcttttctttcctgcctGTCTTAGTCCACTTAGGCTGCTGCAACAAAATACGTCAGAGCGGGTACATTACAAGTGATAGGAGTGGACTGTCCACGGTTCTGGAGGTGGAGAAACCCAGAGTCCGAGTGCTGGCAGATTTAGTGTCTAATGTGACCCCTCTCCTCATGGATGACACCTGCTCACTACATCCCCGCTCAGCAGATGGAGGAGTGCCTGACCTTTCTTGGTCTTCTTTTGTGTGCATGTTAATCTCACCCACACCCTGGCCTGTTGACCTCACACTTCCTAAGAGCCCCACCTCTGAATAAGATTGCACCGAGAGATAGGTTTGAACTAAATGAATTTTCGCCACAGATATTGGATCCTTGGCAATCTACCTCTGCCCCCTCCAAAGAATGTCTTCACGTGCAAAATACAACCCATACCTCCCAACAACCTCCAATGTTTAAGTGTCAGCACAGACATCTTAAGTTTCCACAGTGGTCTGGGTGGCATCATCTAAAGCAGAAACTGGTGAAGCTCATGAAGGACTGCATGAAGGACCCGTAGCTGTGGGCCTGTGGCTAAGAGGCTGTGGGCAGAAGAGAGCTTAAGACTGCTTCTTGCTCTTgcggaggaccagggttcaattcccaatactcACATGGCATCTTACAACTGCCTGTGATtctagtcccaagggatctgacatgGTCCTCTGACCTCAGTGGGTCCGAGGCGCACAcgtgatgcacatacatacatgtaggcaaaacacttgtctatataaagtaaaaaaaaaaaacaaaacagtaaagaaaaaagaaataacagactAAGTACTTTCAAAACCCAATAGTGGGACATTCATTGGAAGACCTTCCCACGGCAGGAAAGAGaaatgaggaaggagaggaatGATAGGTCCCACTCCCACAGGACCAATGACATTTGTGATATAAATACCCTACCTTCCAGATGTGCTAGGCTACATGTTGGACCCTAAGGGCTTAGCGCATACTGTAGCTTTCATGAGTTGGAGTCTTGTGTCTGCACAGATCTCGAGGGCAGCTGGGTTCACCATCCTCGGCCTTGGTCAGTTCCTCCCCCACAGCTTTACTAGGCACTGCCGGTGAGGCTCTCTGCAGTGGTCCCATACCCATCCTACACTAGATAGCCTCCTCATGAGCACTCTGTGGCACTTCTTGGCCTCAGCCTTGATGTTCTCTGGGACATTCTTGGACACCCACATGCGTATAGTGATGCCCCCACAGCTCTTGTGGTCTGCAGGGCTGCAGAACTGGGAGCATGTGATGCCACCTACATTTACTACTGATGCCCTTGGGAAGAGTGGCCTTGGTAGCCTACATTGCACCTGGCTTTGTAGAACTATAGGGGTTTGTGTGGGACACTGAATGTGGGGAACAGAGATTTGATGTGGTACTAGGGAGTGAGTGAGCCCTGAAGTTTCGTGGGCATTCTGAGCCGTTGTCTGTGAAAGCATGCTGCTGCTGAGGCCCGGGCGTTCTAGGCTTCTGACTGGAGCACAGCCCCACTCAGAGCTTTGAGAGTCGTCCTCCCTCAAAGGCTCATCCATACTCACCTCTGGCGTGCTCTCCCACACTGGCCTCCACAGTTACTGTAAGGACAGGTTAAGAAGGCCCAAAACTTACAGATCTTCAAGTTATGTTTCCCCCTtggttatacatttttttttctttaaagtcagtatatgagtgtatgtgtatgtgcacaagcGCTCATGGTGGACAGTGTTTGATGTCAGGTGACTTTCTGAATAGTTTCTCtgccttatattttgagacactgcctctcactgaacctagagctcctCTATTGGCCAGACTAGCTGACCAGCAAGTTCctggagcccccccccccgccccccaccccggtCTGCTCCCTCACTCCCCACAGCACTGGACTGTAAGCTCATACCCCCACACCTTTCTGTTTTATAATGCATGTGCCTGGGTATGCAGGTGTGTGCCGTGGCTTtgatgtgtaggtcagaggacaacctgccagtcagttttctccttccagcgTGTGGTCCGTGAGGACTGGGTCCCCGTCATCAGCCATTGTCaccttttatccactgagtcaccTTGCTAGCCCCGTGTTCAAAGTTTCACGTGGGTACGGAGGATCCAAAGTCATTCTTCTTGCTATCATGGCAAGTACTTTGCCGCCATCATCCTAGGCCCTAAAGTAGTAGTAGTTATTATGATCgatgttgttgttactgttattgTGTTGTTTGTAGATGTGGTTGTATGTAGGCCAGGGATGTGTCTTATACACTAGATCCCCACCCTaacttttgagtcagggtttcttcactgaatctggagctcacagaCTGGGTAGGCTGGGTGGCCTGTGAGCTCTTGGGAGCCACTGctccctccctagtgctggggttacgAACGCTTAGCACTGCACCTGTcttttgacatgggtgctggagagctATAGACTCACGCCCTCATGTTTGCACATCAAACATTTGCCCTCTAGACCTTtcccccagcccctccttcctTGACACCCACAGGAGTGTGAGTTCATGAGAAGCTGTGCAACACCCAACACTTTAACACTCTGTCCCGTTGGTCCTCAATCCTCCCTTCTGAAGGACGTAACCACAGTTCACCTACCTGCTTCATAAAGGGTGTTCCTGCTCTGTCTTCATGAGGTGGAAGTTCCTGGGTCCCTGGGGCCTCTTTTATACAGGCCCTAACCTCATTTGTGAGGATTCCCCTGTGATCTGTGACCAAATCACTTCTTACAAGGCCACCCTCCCGAAGTCTCACTATATTGTTCGCTCCGGCCTTGAATTGCTGGGCTccgatatcctcctgcctcaggccttCTTGCAGCTGTGAGTGGAGGTGTGTGCCATGCCCAGCAACTCCTTCCCTTAGTACTTAGGTGTTGaggattctgttttaaaattggAACACACAAACAGCAGCATGCTTCCCTGCAGAGTCAGCAGACCCCATTCTGTGTAGTCACTggatttattttagtttgttcTTCATTTTTGCTTGAGCAGACTCCTGTCTAGGACAGCCTGGTTCACTCCCAGGGCCCAGGGCAGGCTCTGAATGCACCTACTGCTCTTGGGTGAATCTCTCCCTTCGTCTGCTGACTAAGTCTGGCCCACACCTTCCCATAAGCACCCTTCATGTCCATCCCCTGAGCTTAAGACTTCCTTGGAAGACCATTACCTAATGCCTTTTGAGTTCACTgtcaagatttgtttttaaagattcatttgcGTGTGCACTACTCAGGTTTAGACATTTATAtggaatatgtgtatataagcCGTGTATTTAGGAAAGATTGCTGATAGTTAACATTTATAAGCATTatcttcctatttttaaaaaatgatacatGAATCTGAACCTGTGGGGATAAAATGTTGGCTTTTGGTGTCTTATCATTTGTGCCACTGTTTGACAGCTGGGGCCCTGTAGGTTTTCATTCATCAAATCCACGTGAAGCACATTCTTCTGTTCTCCCTGAATAGATGGCTTACCTGTAAATCACTTCGGCCAGAGACTTGCGAAAGAATCACAGATACAATTTCTGATCGCCTCCGAATTCCTTGGCTCAGAGGAGCCAAAAAAGTTAATATTAGCATCGTCCCTCCGCTTGTACTCTTGCCGGTTTTCCTTCACGTGGCTTCCTGGCACTTCCTGCTGGGCGTGGTGATTCTGACCTCCCTCCCCATGTTGGCACTCTGGTACTACTACCTCACtcacagaaggaaagaacagacgCTGTTTTTCCTGAGCCTCGGACTGTTCTCGCTGGGCTACATGTACTATGTGTTCCTCCGAGAAGTCGTTCCCCAGGGGCGCGTCGGGCCCGCTCAGCTGGCCCTGCTCACCTGCGGGCTGTTCCTGATACTCTTCGCCTTGTACCGAGCCAAGAAGAACCCAGGCTACCTCAACAACCCAGCATGCAATGACAAATCCCCAAGCAGCAGCCAAATTGAATGCCCAGTCAAAAAGGGGCAGGAGAAGACCAAAGGGTTCCCCAGCACAGATACCTCGGGGAGCCTCAACAACCGCACACTGAAGGACGATGTTAGGAGTTCCTCCAGGGTGGGGCTGGACAGCCCTGCCAAGGCGAAGGAAGACTGGTGTGCCAAGTGCCAGCTAGTACGGCCCGCCCGGGCATGGCATTGCCGGATATGCGGCATCTGTGTAAGGAGAATGGATCATCATTGTGTCTGGTATGTCGGAAAAAATCTAGATTTCCAGAAACTAAATCCATATCCTACCCATTTTGATCTTCTTTTGTGGTGTCCTAAAATGTCTTTCCCCCAGTTTTACACCTTGTAGATATTTGTAGGCTGTGAGGATGTTCCCGCTTAGTCATCGGATTTTTGAGTCTCGCGCATTTAGTGCCTTCAGTCATTTCCTGAAGGAGATTAACAGAAAAACtttgggaggttttttttttttctttctttttgtttcctatctcttttttcccttccaaTTTCCctttaattgatttaaaaaaatatttttagtcagGAACTGTGGGGAAGGCTCTGTTGGTGAAATGCTTGTTCTGCAAGCGAGAGGACGTGAGTTCTCGCCTCTACACCCTCATACGAAGGCCATGCTCAGTGACACAAGCTTGTTCCCCcaacactgggaaggcagagacagggacatCATTGGAGCTTGCTGGCCATCGCATCTAACTGAATTAGCACGTTGCaagttcagcgagagaccctgacTAAAAACCATAAGACACCAACTTCAAGCTGTTTCCACAAGCaagcgtgtacacacacacacacacacacacacacacacacacactatcagtATCAGTCTTCTGTTCCTCTTGAGCAGAGAATTCTgggaagctgtcttcagatgacCGTTCTCTGGCTGTATATCCTTAATCATTTTATGCATCCAGGGATTTCCACTCCCCATTGTGCAGTGGAGGTCCTGTCAGATATCCCTGTGCTGTTGCCTGCTACAGATGGGCTTTGTTTTGTACCTTCCAGCCAGCCTGAGACAAAGGAAGGCACACCAGGCCCATACCATGTCAGGTGCAGCTCTAAAACTCCAGCCAGTGACTGAGTGAGGGGAGTGCTAACACTCAGCCGGAGGCTGGGCGTGGCCGCAGGTGCACTTAGGGCAGTGCTGGCTACTGAACTACACACTAGGTCTGAagagaacaggggggagggagacTTCAGGATATGCCTGGAGGGTCTTGCAATGGCCCTAGGACAGAGGTGGTGATTCCTGGGACTTGCCTTGCAACgggaagtttttatttttaggtgtGTACTGTTTTGCCTTTGTCCTCTACCCCATTCTGTGCATGTGCCGTGAGTGTGGCGGCCCACTTCCAAGTGCTTGCTTGCAGAGTCTGGCAGCTTGTCCCATGGGGAACCTCTGGCCACTGAGCATTCTGAGATGCTTGTGCAGAAGCGATGGCCTCAAGGCAGGACCATTTCTTCCCTGACCTTGTTTGCAGCTGCACCAGACCCCTGACTGCCTCCGACCCTCGATCCTTTTGATGCTCTCATACACACTAAACACTTTGCTCTTTTGTGCGGGTATTTCTGACTGGACTCTTCAAGTCTTCATAACTGCTAAATAAACTTTCTTCATGGCTGGGTAATAGATTTCACTCACTAAGATTCAGGGCCTGGGGCTGAGGGTGTAGCCCAATGAGAGTGTTTGCCAACCACGCCCAACGAGCCAAGCTCCATCCTCAGCACTACACACATGCCCTATATAGGCGTGTACACTGCA
Proteins encoded:
- the Zdhhc23 gene encoding palmitoyltransferase ZDHHC23; the encoded protein is MQIGTLKGNMKPVKKKKTEEPELEPLCCCEYIDRNGEKNHVAACLCDCQDLDEGCDRWLTCKSLRPETCERITDTISDRLRIPWLRGAKKVNISIVPPLVLLPVFLHVASWHFLLGVVILTSLPMLALWYYYLTHRRKEQTLFFLSLGLFSLGYMYYVFLREVVPQGRVGPAQLALLTCGLFLILFALYRAKKNPGYLNNPACNDKSPSSSQIECPVKKGQEKTKGFPSTDTSGSLNNRTLKDDVRSSSRVGLDSPAKAKEDWCAKCQLVRPARAWHCRICGICVRRMDHHCVWINSCVGESNHQAFILALSVFLLTSVYGISLTLSTICGDRSLFTALFYCPGVYANYSSALAFTCVWYSVIITAGMAYIFLIQLINISYNVTEREVQQALRQKTGRRLLCGLIVDTGQYNRGFLRNWVQFSTLGTRTVHNPAEDIV